One stretch of Ailuropoda melanoleuca isolate Jingjing chromosome 20, ASM200744v2, whole genome shotgun sequence DNA includes these proteins:
- the NGDN gene encoding neuroguidin has protein sequence MWLLLPHILFGVEALLPILWLKLKLHLLLCCSPQGLSLLEVKDQLLLMYLMDLTHLILDKASGGSLQGHAAVLRLVEIRTVLEKLRPLDQKLKYQVDKLVKTAVTGSLSENDPLRFKPHPSNMMSKLSSEDEEEDEGEEGQSEASGKKPAKGTVKKYVPPRLVPVHYDETEAEREKKWLERAKKRALSSSVIRELKEQYSDAPEEVRDARHPHVTRQSQEDQHRINYEESMMVRLSVSKREKGRRKRANVMSSQLHSLTHFSDISALTGGTPHLDEDQNPVKKRKKIPKKGRKKKGFRRRR, from the exons ATGTGGCTCCTCCTCCCGCACATCCTGTTCGGGGTGGAA GCCCTCCTCCCGATTCTTTGGCTAAAACTGAAGTTGCATCTCTTACTCTGTTGTTCACCTCAGGGTCTCAGCCTCTTGGAGGTAAAGGACCAGCTCCTGCTCATGTACCTCATGGATTTGACCCATCTCATCCTGGACAAAGCCTCCGGAGGGTCTCTTCAGGGACATGCTGCAGTTTTGAGACTGGTGGAGATTCGCACG GTTTTGGAGAAGCTTCGTCCCTTGGACCAAAAACTGAAGTATCAAGTTGACAAACTAGTCAAGACTGCAGTGACAGGCAGCCTCA GTGAGAACGACCCACTCCGTTTTAAGCCTCATCCCAGCAATATGATGAGCAAG TTGAGCTctgaggatgaggaggaagatgagggagAAGAAGGCCAATCAGAAGCTTCAGGGAAGAAACCTGCAAAAGGAACGGTTAAGAAATACGTTCCACCACGCTTGGTTCCAGTACATTATG ATGAAACGGAAGCGGAGCGGGAGAAGAAGTGGCTAGAACGGGCCAAAAAACGGGCACTGAGCAGCTCTGTCATTCGTGAACTGAAGGAGCAGTACTCAGACGCCCCAGAGGAAGTCCGTGATGCTCGGCATCCGCATGTTACTCGCCAGAGTCAAGAGGATCAACACAG GATCAACTATGAGGAGAGCATGATGGTGCGCTTAAGTGTCAGTAAACGCGAGAAAGGACGGCGAAAACGGGCGAATGTCATGAGCTCCCAACTCCATTCCCTCACACACTTCAGCGACATCAGTGCTTTGACAGGAGGAACCCCTCATCTTGATGAG GATCAGAATCCTGTCAAGAAGCGGAAGAAGATACCGAAGAAAGGTCGGAAGAAAAAAG GTTTTCGGAGGCGGCGGTGA